From one Mytilus edulis chromosome 1, xbMytEdul2.2, whole genome shotgun sequence genomic stretch:
- the LOC139492647 gene encoding protein SPMIP1-like, whose amino-acid sequence MARNYPANTQVQKFLEESYNKERDTRLQWYYKLRENSGANIGASKQSEVARRKIQNAPKPAEDMFNKISGDYAPQQFNKKKSNFEDLQNEKSEKGLAQLVAEMRPVDLRVKEKLYDGFTKEGKGRYQYLHSRYKDSPEDKFSFPLLSSWEYGWRLGDVIPKEDIKKPQHGRTKIVADTFYTRTGIPANPRVSV is encoded by the coding sequence ATGGCACGGAACTATCCTGCCAATACACAAGTCCAGAAATTTTTGGAGGAGTCTTACAACAAAGAAAGAGACACTAGACTTCAGTGGTATTACAAATTAAGGGAAAATTCGGGAGCCAACATTGGTGCTTCAAAACAATCTGAAGTTGCtagaagaaaaatacaaaatgctCCCAAACCGGCCGAGGACATGTTCAACAAAATATCAGGTGATTATGCTCCACAACAATTCAACAAAAAGAAGTCGAACTTTGAAGATTTACAAAACGAAAAATCAGAAAAAGGACTTGCGCAACTTGTTGCAGAAATGCGGCCGGTGGATTTGAGAGTCAAGGAAAAGTTATACGACGGATTTACAAAGGAAGGAAAAGGACGATATCAATATCTACATTCAAGGTACAAGGACAGTCCTGAAGATAAGTTTTCTTTCCCACTTCTTAGTTCTTGGGAATACGGTTGGAGACTTGGGGATGTCATTCCAAAAGAAGACATTAAAAAACCTCAGCACGGGCGTACAAAAATTGTAGCAGACACTTTTTATACCCGAACAGGAATACCTGCCAATCCACGTGTAAGTGTATAA